A genomic window from Streptomyces broussonetiae includes:
- a CDS encoding transglutaminase family protein: MRHPHLPPPCPPPPERSAALRRRFAEEARSERPDLSALCLLIGAAADGSLDEAGIDAAQLELDRLAGELPYRPGGPHAWAEAVRRLLGDRYEFHGTAGDYQRLESSLLHEVLRRRRGLPILLSVVWLEVARRAGAPVYGVALPGHFVVGFGAAAEQVLADPFDGGRVLTGTDTELLVVGATGAPLQPSMLQPAAPLEVVQRILNNVRAWATARPERSDVALWAVELALLVPSHPARLRYERGQLLVQRGEFVSGAEELDAYADLIEVVDESAARTIRQQARTARAMLN; the protein is encoded by the coding sequence ATGCGTCACCCGCATCTGCCGCCCCCGTGTCCGCCACCGCCGGAGCGCTCCGCCGCGCTGCGACGGCGGTTCGCCGAGGAGGCGCGGTCCGAGCGGCCCGATCTGTCGGCGTTGTGTCTGCTGATCGGCGCCGCCGCGGACGGCTCGCTGGACGAGGCCGGGATCGACGCCGCGCAGCTGGAGCTGGACCGGCTGGCGGGCGAGCTGCCGTACCGGCCGGGCGGGCCGCATGCCTGGGCGGAGGCGGTACGGCGGCTGCTGGGCGACCGCTACGAGTTCCACGGCACCGCGGGCGACTACCAGCGGCTGGAGTCCTCGCTGCTGCACGAGGTGCTGCGGCGGCGGCGCGGGCTGCCGATCCTGCTGTCGGTGGTGTGGCTGGAAGTCGCCCGTCGGGCGGGGGCTCCGGTGTACGGGGTCGCGCTGCCGGGGCACTTCGTGGTGGGGTTCGGCGCGGCGGCTGAGCAGGTGCTGGCCGATCCGTTCGACGGCGGACGGGTGCTGACCGGGACCGACACCGAGCTGCTGGTGGTGGGGGCCACCGGGGCGCCGCTGCAGCCGTCCATGCTCCAGCCCGCGGCGCCGCTGGAGGTCGTCCAGCGGATCCTGAACAACGTCCGGGCCTGGGCCACCGCCCGGCCCGAGCGGTCGGACGTGGCACTGTGGGCCGTGGAGCTGGCGCTGCTGGTGCCCTCACACCCGGCCCGGCTGCGTTACGAGCGGGGGCAACTGCTCGTACAACGGGGCGAGTTCGTCTCGGGTGCGGAGGAACTGGACGCCTACGCCGACCTGATCGAGGTGGTGGACGAGTCCGCCGCCCGCACCATAAGGCAACAGGCTCGAACGGCCCGGGCCATGCTCAACTGA
- a CDS encoding GNAT family N-acetyltransferase, translating into MEISAAGRLEVRITPADVGKRVSVRCLEEPGATSEKFTDTVGVLTSWDAGVLMITRRNGESVRIPEAVVVAGKVVPAAPARRRGPAATYQELARISSRGWRPVESERLGEWELRASSGFTRRANSVLPLGDPGLPLDAALAAVRRWYGERGLPAYLQTATGAEGTQELLCAELERRGWVREVSAEVWTGALAPVADRAEGAGVALAREADEAWLARYQRKGVSEVALRVLGSGPSVWFATVPGDGGAPPAAIGRCVVDGRWAGFAAVEVDPGRRRQGLATEVMAALARRALDEGASAAWLQVETDNEGARGLYAALGFAPHHAYHHYRAPDEQGERRGRG; encoded by the coding sequence GTGGAAATCTCGGCGGCAGGACGTCTCGAAGTCCGAATTACCCCTGCTGACGTGGGCAAACGGGTCTCCGTACGGTGCTTGGAAGAGCCTGGAGCAACATCGGAGAAGTTCACCGACACGGTGGGTGTTCTCACATCATGGGATGCCGGCGTGCTCATGATCACGCGACGGAACGGGGAGAGTGTCCGCATCCCGGAAGCCGTCGTGGTGGCGGGGAAGGTCGTCCCGGCGGCGCCGGCGCGCCGCCGGGGGCCCGCGGCCACCTACCAGGAACTCGCGCGCATCTCCTCGCGCGGCTGGCGGCCGGTGGAGAGCGAGCGGCTCGGCGAGTGGGAGCTGCGGGCCTCCTCCGGGTTCACGCGGCGGGCCAACAGCGTGCTGCCGCTCGGCGATCCGGGGCTTCCGCTCGACGCGGCCCTGGCAGCCGTACGACGCTGGTACGGCGAGCGTGGTCTGCCCGCCTATCTGCAGACCGCCACCGGCGCCGAGGGCACACAGGAGCTGCTGTGCGCGGAGCTGGAGCGGCGCGGCTGGGTGCGGGAGGTGAGCGCCGAGGTGTGGACCGGTGCCCTGGCGCCGGTCGCGGACCGGGCCGAGGGTGCCGGTGTGGCCCTCGCCCGGGAGGCGGACGAGGCGTGGCTCGCCCGGTATCAGCGCAAGGGGGTGAGCGAGGTGGCCCTGCGGGTGCTCGGCTCGGGGCCCTCGGTGTGGTTCGCGACCGTGCCGGGGGACGGCGGCGCGCCTCCGGCGGCCATCGGGCGGTGTGTCGTGGACGGGCGGTGGGCCGGGTTCGCCGCCGTCGAGGTGGACCCCGGCCGGCGCCGGCAGGGGCTCGCCACGGAGGTGATGGCCGCGCTGGCCCGCCGGGCCCTGGACGAGGGCGCGTCGGCGGCCTGGCTCCAGGTCGAGACGGACAACGAGGGCGCGCGCGGCCTGTACGCCGCGCTGGGCTTCGCCCCGCACCACGCCTACCACCACTACCGGGCGCCGGACGAGCAGGGCGAACGCCGTGGAAGGGGCTGA
- the fdxA gene encoding ferredoxin, with the protein MTYVIAQPCVDVKDKACIEECPVDCIYEGQRSLYIHPDECVDCGACEPVCPVEAIFYEDDTPEEWKDYYKANVEFFDELGSPGGASKLGLIERDHPFIAALPPQAGE; encoded by the coding sequence GTGACCTACGTCATCGCGCAGCCTTGTGTCGACGTGAAGGACAAGGCGTGCATCGAGGAGTGCCCGGTCGACTGCATCTACGAGGGCCAGCGGTCCTTGTACATCCACCCGGACGAATGCGTCGACTGTGGTGCCTGTGAGCCGGTCTGCCCGGTCGAGGCGATCTTCTACGAGGACGACACTCCGGAGGAGTGGAAGGACTACTACAAGGCGAACGTCGAGTTCTTCGACGAGCTGGGCTCGCCCGGCGGTGCCAGCAAGCTGGGGCTGATCGAGCGCGACCACCCCTTCATCGCCGCCCTGCCGCCGCAGGCCGGCGAGTAA
- a CDS encoding bifunctional succinyldiaminopimelate transaminase/glutamate-prephenate aminotransferase codes for MSTVSDRLPTFPWDKLEPYKKTAAAHPGGIVDLSVGTPVDPVPELIQKALIDAADSPGYPTVWGTPALRDAITRWLERRLGARGVTHRHVLPVVGSKELVAWLPTQLGLGPGDKVAYPRLAYPTYEVGARLARAAYEVYDDPRDLDPTNLKLLWLNSPSNPTGKVLSKEELTDIVAWARAHGVLVVSDECYLELGWEADPVSVLHPDVNGGSYDGIVAVHSLSKRSNLAGYRAAFVAGDPAVLGPLLEIRKHGGMMTSAPTQAAVVAALGDDAHVHEQRARYAARREVLREALLGHGFRIEHSEASLYLWATRDESCWTTVDHLAGLGILVAPGDFYGAAGERFVRVALTATDERIRAAVERLSA; via the coding sequence GTGTCCACAGTCTCCGACCGCCTGCCGACGTTCCCCTGGGACAAGCTGGAGCCGTACAAGAAGACGGCCGCCGCGCACCCAGGCGGGATCGTCGACCTCTCCGTGGGCACCCCGGTCGACCCGGTGCCCGAGCTGATCCAGAAGGCCCTGATCGACGCGGCCGACTCGCCGGGCTATCCGACGGTCTGGGGCACCCCGGCGCTGCGCGACGCGATCACCCGCTGGCTGGAGCGCCGTCTCGGCGCCCGCGGGGTCACCCACCGCCACGTCCTGCCGGTGGTCGGCTCCAAGGAACTGGTCGCCTGGCTGCCCACCCAGCTGGGCCTCGGCCCCGGCGACAAGGTGGCCTACCCGCGTCTGGCCTACCCGACGTACGAGGTCGGCGCCCGCCTCGCCCGCGCCGCGTACGAGGTCTACGACGACCCGCGCGACCTCGACCCGACGAACCTGAAGCTGCTCTGGCTCAACTCCCCGTCGAACCCGACGGGCAAGGTGCTGTCCAAGGAGGAGCTGACGGACATCGTCGCCTGGGCCCGCGCCCACGGCGTCCTCGTCGTCTCCGACGAGTGCTACCTGGAGCTGGGCTGGGAGGCCGACCCGGTCTCGGTGCTGCACCCGGACGTCAACGGCGGCTCGTACGACGGCATCGTCGCCGTCCACTCCCTCTCCAAGCGCTCCAACCTGGCGGGCTACCGCGCGGCCTTCGTCGCCGGTGACCCGGCCGTACTCGGCCCGCTGCTGGAGATCCGCAAGCACGGCGGCATGATGACCTCCGCGCCGACCCAGGCGGCGGTCGTGGCGGCCCTCGGCGACGACGCCCACGTCCACGAGCAGCGCGCGCGTTACGCGGCCCGGCGCGAGGTCCTGCGCGAGGCCCTGCTCGGCCACGGCTTCCGTATCGAGCACAGCGAGGCCAGCCTCTACCTCTGGGCCACCCGCGACGAGTCCTGCTGGACCACGGTCGACCACCTGGCCGGCCTCGGCATCCTGGTGGCTCCGGGCGACTTCTACGGCGCGGCGGGCGAGAGGTTCGTACGCGTGGCACTGACGGCGACGGACGAACGGATCCGGGCGGCGGTGGAGCGCCTGTCGGCCTGA
- a CDS encoding ATP-binding protein, with translation MSLPLTRRIARTALLVAAGAAAGVGAAGSASAAPSQPAAAPNLGGLTALDATHVADTANSAATNATSLAGNAGGRVVGTAVPAAGQAGGSAVQKAAPVAQQAAGSVAGTAGNVLGDAAQGGGALPTSNLPVQGLGG, from the coding sequence ATGTCCCTCCCTCTGACCCGCCGGATCGCCCGTACCGCGCTGCTCGTCGCAGCGGGAGCGGCCGCCGGGGTCGGTGCGGCCGGCTCCGCCAGTGCGGCTCCGAGCCAGCCGGCGGCGGCCCCGAACCTGGGCGGCCTGACCGCCCTGGACGCCACGCACGTCGCCGACACCGCCAACAGTGCCGCAACGAACGCCACCTCTCTCGCGGGCAACGCGGGCGGCCGGGTGGTCGGGACGGCGGTGCCGGCCGCGGGCCAGGCCGGCGGCAGTGCCGTGCAGAAGGCGGCGCCGGTGGCGCAGCAGGCCGCGGGCAGCGTCGCCGGGACGGCCGGGAACGTCCTCGGGGACGCAGCGCAGGGCGGCGGCGCGCTGCCGACGTCCAACCTGCCGGTTCAGGGGCTGGGTGGCTGA
- a CDS encoding heavy metal transporter, whose translation MPEPSPTRPKRRGRLLRFSAALLVLCGVAAYLVVQYVTGGRPRGCTVVSASGDGTSYEFTPEQAVNAATIAAVGTGRHMPERAVSIALATAIQESGLHNIEHGDRDSLGLFQQRPSQGWGTEQQIMDPAYAAGIFYAHLAKVPDYTDLPLTVAAQRVQRSGYPEAYAKHEPDATLLAAALTGTAAATLTCDGHPDAKATATGPDAVRAALVRDFGRDALQETGAEVGGTPVPSPSPSPSVTATAQGRTVTVPVSQGAKVDATGRGEQERGWQLAHWAVANSSALHIQRVSYAGRQWTAGSDDGQWEKAASDGADGAAQSAKAVRIVTGQ comes from the coding sequence GTGCCAGAGCCGTCCCCCACCCGTCCCAAGCGTCGCGGCCGTCTTCTTCGTTTCTCCGCGGCCCTGTTGGTCCTGTGCGGCGTCGCCGCGTACCTCGTCGTGCAGTACGTCACCGGAGGGCGGCCGCGTGGCTGCACGGTGGTGTCGGCCTCGGGCGACGGGACGTCGTACGAGTTCACACCGGAGCAGGCGGTGAACGCGGCGACGATCGCGGCCGTCGGCACCGGGCGCCACATGCCCGAGCGGGCCGTGTCGATCGCGCTGGCCACGGCCATCCAGGAGTCGGGGCTGCACAACATCGAGCACGGCGACCGCGATTCGCTGGGCCTGTTCCAGCAGCGGCCCTCGCAGGGCTGGGGCACCGAGCAGCAGATCATGGACCCGGCCTACGCGGCGGGCATCTTCTACGCGCACCTGGCGAAGGTGCCGGACTACACCGACCTGCCGCTGACGGTGGCCGCGCAGCGTGTACAGCGCAGCGGCTACCCGGAGGCGTACGCCAAGCACGAGCCGGACGCCACGCTGCTGGCCGCGGCCCTGACCGGGACCGCGGCGGCCACGCTCACCTGCGACGGGCACCCGGACGCCAAGGCCACGGCGACCGGTCCGGACGCGGTGCGGGCCGCGCTGGTACGGGACTTCGGGCGCGACGCGCTCCAGGAGACCGGCGCCGAGGTCGGCGGTACGCCCGTGCCGTCGCCGTCTCCGTCGCCGAGTGTGACCGCGACGGCGCAGGGCCGGACGGTGACCGTGCCGGTGTCGCAGGGCGCGAAGGTGGATGCGACGGGGCGCGGCGAGCAGGAGCGGGGCTGGCAGCTGGCGCACTGGGCGGTCGCGAACTCCTCGGCGCTGCACATCCAGCGGGTGTCGTACGCGGGGCGGCAGTGGACCGCCGGGAGCGACGACGGCCAGTGGGAGAAGGCGGCCTCGGACGGGGCCGACGGGGCGGCGCAGTCCGCGAAGGCCGTCCGGATCGTGACCGGACAGTAG
- the dapE gene encoding succinyl-diaminopimelate desuccinylase — MADTSLDLTLDAAALTAQLVDLPSESGTEKPLADAVEAALRALPHLTVDRHGNNVVARTNLGRAERVILAGHIDTVPIAGNVPSRLDEDGVLWGCGTCDMKSGVAVQLRIAATVPAPNRDLTFVFYDNEEVEAERNGLRHVAEAHPDWLQGDFAILLEPSDGQVEGGCQGTLRVLLKTAGERAHSARSWMGSNAIHAAAPVLARLAAYEPRYPVIDGLEYREGLNAVRIGGGVAGNVIPDECVVTVNFRYAPDRTEEEAIAHVREVFADCGVTEFVVDDHSGGALPGLSHPAAAAFIEAVGGTPQPKYGWTDVSRFSALGIPAVNYGPGNPHLAHKRDERVETARILAGEERLREWLTA, encoded by the coding sequence ATGGCCGACACCTCGCTTGACCTCACGCTCGACGCCGCCGCGCTCACCGCGCAGCTCGTGGACCTCCCCTCCGAGAGCGGGACCGAGAAGCCGCTCGCGGACGCGGTCGAGGCAGCCCTGCGCGCCCTGCCGCACCTGACGGTGGACCGCCACGGCAACAACGTGGTCGCCCGCACGAATCTGGGCCGGGCCGAGCGTGTCATCCTGGCCGGCCACATCGACACCGTCCCGATCGCCGGCAACGTGCCCTCGCGGCTCGACGAGGACGGCGTGCTGTGGGGCTGCGGCACCTGCGACATGAAGTCCGGCGTCGCGGTGCAGCTGCGCATCGCGGCCACGGTCCCCGCCCCCAACCGCGACCTGACCTTCGTCTTCTACGACAACGAAGAGGTCGAGGCCGAGCGCAACGGACTCCGGCACGTGGCCGAGGCCCATCCCGACTGGCTTCAGGGCGACTTCGCGATCCTGCTGGAGCCCTCCGACGGCCAGGTCGAGGGCGGCTGCCAGGGCACGCTGCGGGTGCTGCTGAAGACCGCGGGCGAGCGGGCCCACTCCGCGCGCTCCTGGATGGGCTCCAACGCCATCCACGCGGCGGCCCCCGTCCTGGCCCGCCTGGCGGCCTACGAGCCCCGCTACCCCGTCATCGACGGCCTGGAGTACCGCGAGGGCCTGAACGCGGTGCGCATCGGCGGGGGAGTGGCCGGCAACGTCATCCCCGACGAGTGCGTGGTCACGGTCAACTTCCGCTACGCCCCCGACCGCACCGAGGAGGAGGCGATCGCGCACGTCCGCGAGGTCTTCGCCGACTGCGGGGTGACGGAGTTCGTGGTCGACGACCACAGCGGCGGCGCGCTGCCCGGCCTGTCCCATCCGGCCGCGGCGGCCTTCATCGAGGCGGTGGGCGGCACCCCGCAGCCCAAGTACGGCTGGACGGACGTCTCCCGCTTCTCCGCCCTCGGCATCCCGGCCGTCAACTACGGCCCGGGCAACCCGCACTTGGCGCACAAGCGCGACGAGCGGGTGGAGACGGCCAGGATCCTCGCGGGCGAGGAGCGCCTGCGCGAGTGGCTCACGGCGTAA
- a CDS encoding LOG family protein gives MPTGNPEGKKIPPDEQRLGPVLRRRGQVTPSTTDQRLLDERAPTDWVHTDPWRVLRIQSEFIEGFGTLTELPPAISVFGSARTPVDSPEYDAGVRLGRGLVEAGWAVITGGGPGAMEAANKGACEAGGVSVGLGIELPFEQGLNPYVDIGLNFRYFFVRKMMFVKYAQGFVVLPGGLGTLDELFEALTLVQTQKVTRFPIVLFGSEYWGGLVSWLRNTLVAQGKATEKDLLLFHVTDEVEEAVALVSKEAAR, from the coding sequence ATGCCTACCGGCAACCCCGAGGGAAAGAAGATCCCGCCGGACGAGCAGCGCCTGGGACCGGTCCTCCGACGGCGCGGACAGGTGACACCGAGCACGACCGACCAGCGGCTGCTGGACGAGCGCGCCCCCACCGACTGGGTCCACACCGACCCCTGGCGGGTCCTGCGGATCCAGTCGGAGTTCATCGAGGGCTTCGGCACGCTCACCGAACTCCCGCCCGCGATCAGCGTGTTCGGCTCGGCACGCACCCCGGTGGACTCGCCGGAGTACGACGCGGGCGTACGGCTCGGCCGTGGCCTGGTCGAGGCGGGCTGGGCGGTGATCACGGGCGGTGGCCCCGGGGCGATGGAGGCGGCCAACAAGGGCGCCTGCGAGGCGGGCGGCGTCTCGGTCGGCCTCGGCATCGAGCTGCCGTTCGAGCAGGGCCTGAACCCCTACGTCGACATCGGCCTGAACTTCCGCTACTTCTTCGTCCGCAAGATGATGTTCGTGAAGTACGCGCAGGGTTTCGTGGTCCTGCCCGGTGGCCTCGGCACGTTGGACGAACTCTTCGAGGCCCTCACCCTGGTCCAGACCCAGAAGGTCACCCGCTTCCCGATCGTCCTGTTCGGCAGCGAGTACTGGGGCGGCCTGGTCTCCTGGCTCCGCAACACCCTGGTCGCCCAGGGCAAGGCCACGGAGAAGGACCTCCTCCTGTTCCACGTCACGGACGAGGTGGAGGAAGCGGTGGCCCTGGTCTCGAAGGAGGCGGCCCGCTGA
- the folP gene encoding dihydropteroate synthase has translation MLRLGSREFGPHEPVIMAIVNRTPDSFYDQGATFRDEPALARVEQAVAEGAAIIDVGGVKAGPGEEVTADEEARRTVGFVAEVRRRFPDVVISVDTWRAEVGEAVCEAGADLLNDAWGGVDPGLAEVAARHRVGLVCTHAGGAQPRTRPHRVTYDDVMADILEVTLALAERAVALGVPRESVLIDPGHDFGKNTRHSLEATRRLPEMVATGWPVLVSLSNKDFVGETLDRPVKERLIGTLATTAVSAWLGAQVYRVHEVAETRQVLDMVATIAGHRPPAVARRGLA, from the coding sequence ATGCTCAGGCTGGGCAGTCGGGAATTCGGGCCCCACGAGCCGGTGATCATGGCGATCGTCAACCGGACCCCCGACTCCTTCTACGACCAGGGGGCCACGTTCCGCGACGAACCCGCTCTCGCGCGTGTGGAACAGGCAGTGGCCGAGGGTGCCGCGATCATCGACGTCGGCGGGGTGAAGGCCGGGCCGGGCGAGGAGGTCACGGCCGACGAGGAGGCCCGACGGACGGTCGGCTTCGTGGCGGAGGTCCGGCGGCGCTTCCCGGACGTGGTCATCAGCGTGGACACCTGGCGGGCCGAGGTCGGCGAGGCCGTGTGCGAGGCGGGGGCGGACCTGCTGAACGATGCGTGGGGCGGTGTCGACCCCGGGCTGGCGGAGGTCGCCGCGCGCCACCGGGTGGGGCTGGTGTGCACGCACGCGGGGGGCGCGCAGCCGCGCACGCGTCCGCACCGGGTGACGTACGACGACGTCATGGCCGACATCCTCGAGGTGACGCTGGCACTGGCGGAGCGGGCGGTCGCGCTGGGCGTGCCGAGGGAGTCGGTTCTCATCGATCCCGGGCACGACTTCGGGAAGAACACCCGGCACAGCCTGGAGGCGACGCGGCGGCTGCCCGAGATGGTCGCGACGGGCTGGCCGGTCCTGGTCTCACTGTCCAACAAGGACTTCGTCGGCGAGACGCTGGACCGGCCGGTGAAGGAACGGCTGATCGGGACGCTGGCGACCACCGCGGTCTCGGCATGGCTCGGGGCTCAGGTGTACCGGGTCCACGAGGTGGCCGAGACCCGGCAGGTACTGGACATGGTCGCCACCATCGCCGGCCACCGGCCCCCTGCGGTGGCGCGCCGCGGCCTGGCCTGA
- a CDS encoding DivIVA domain-containing protein, which yields MVMFLFLVVALAVVVAAVTLAVVGGGESAPLPEAAPERLHDPLPADRPVDRADVESLRFPLAPRGYRMADVDDALGRLAAELSERDARIADLESALAGARAAAAHPRLAKPEQEER from the coding sequence ATGGTGATGTTCTTGTTCCTGGTCGTCGCGCTGGCCGTCGTGGTCGCCGCGGTGACACTCGCCGTGGTGGGCGGCGGCGAGAGCGCCCCCCTGCCCGAGGCGGCGCCGGAGCGGCTCCACGACCCGCTGCCCGCGGACCGCCCGGTGGACCGCGCCGACGTGGAGAGCCTGCGCTTCCCGCTCGCCCCGCGCGGCTACCGCATGGCGGACGTCGACGACGCCCTCGGCCGCCTCGCCGCCGAGCTCTCCGAGCGGGACGCCCGGATCGCCGACCTGGAGTCGGCGCTGGCCGGAGCCCGGGCCGCCGCCGCGCACCCCCGCCTCGCCAAGCCCGAGCAGGAGGAGCGGTGA
- a CDS encoding DNA-3-methyladenine glycosylase I, whose amino-acid sequence MTDGAAVAGPDGALRCPWALSTEDYVSYHDEEWGRPVHGDDALFERISLEAFQSGLSWITILRRRPGFRAAFAGFRIEKVAAFTDDDRARLLADVGIIRNRAKIDATLANARVLADWSEGELDELIWSHAPDPAGRPAPRILADIPAVTPQSTALSKALKKRGLRFVGPTTAYALMQACGLVNDHLEACVSRISPPAR is encoded by the coding sequence ATGACCGACGGAGCCGCCGTCGCCGGGCCGGACGGCGCCCTGCGCTGCCCGTGGGCCCTGTCCACCGAGGACTACGTGTCGTACCACGACGAGGAGTGGGGCCGTCCGGTCCACGGCGACGACGCCCTCTTCGAGCGGATCAGCCTGGAGGCCTTCCAGTCGGGCCTGTCCTGGATCACGATCCTGCGTCGCCGCCCGGGCTTTCGCGCGGCCTTCGCCGGCTTCCGCATCGAGAAGGTCGCCGCCTTCACCGACGACGACCGCGCGCGGCTGCTGGCCGACGTGGGCATCATCCGCAACCGCGCCAAGATCGACGCCACGCTCGCCAACGCGCGCGTGCTCGCCGACTGGTCCGAGGGCGAACTGGACGAGCTGATCTGGTCCCACGCCCCGGACCCGGCCGGCCGCCCGGCCCCTAGGATCCTTGCCGACATCCCGGCGGTCACCCCGCAGTCGACGGCCCTGTCGAAGGCCCTCAAGAAGCGGGGTCTGCGGTTCGTCGGGCCGACGACGGCGTACGCGCTGATGCAGGCGTGCGGGCTGGTGAACGATCACCTGGAGGCCTGCGTGAGCCGTATCAGCCCGCCCGCCCGTTGA
- the chcB gene encoding 2-cyclohexenylcarbonyl CoA isomerase, translated as MADTVLYEVSDGLATITLNRPEAMNALNIATKAALREAAESAAGDTAVRAILLTAAGDRAFCVGQDLKEHIGLLAADRESGAGQTMSTVKEHYNPIVTALAGAPKPVVAAVNGVAAGAGFGFALAADHRIVADTAAFNTSFAGVALTADSGVSWTLPRVIGPSRAADLLLFPRSISAQDALELGIANRVVPYAELRAEAEKVARALAEGPTVAYAAIKEAVAYGLTHSLVQTLAKEDELQARAGQSEDHAIAVQAFVNKEKPKYLGR; from the coding sequence ATGGCCGACACCGTGCTCTACGAGGTGAGCGACGGACTCGCGACGATCACGCTGAACCGCCCCGAGGCCATGAACGCGCTGAACATCGCGACGAAGGCCGCCCTGCGGGAGGCGGCGGAATCGGCGGCCGGGGACACGGCCGTACGGGCGATCCTGCTGACCGCCGCCGGGGACCGGGCGTTCTGCGTGGGCCAGGACCTCAAGGAGCACATCGGGCTGCTCGCCGCCGACCGTGAGTCGGGTGCCGGGCAGACGATGAGCACGGTCAAGGAGCACTACAACCCGATCGTCACGGCACTCGCCGGGGCGCCGAAGCCGGTCGTCGCCGCGGTGAACGGTGTCGCGGCCGGGGCGGGCTTCGGCTTCGCGCTCGCCGCGGACCACCGGATCGTGGCCGACACGGCCGCCTTCAACACGTCGTTCGCGGGCGTCGCGCTGACCGCCGACTCCGGCGTCTCCTGGACCCTGCCCCGGGTGATCGGCCCGAGCCGCGCCGCCGACCTGCTGCTCTTCCCGCGCAGCATCAGCGCCCAGGACGCGCTGGAGCTGGGCATCGCCAACCGAGTCGTCCCCTACGCCGAGCTGCGCGCCGAGGCGGAGAAGGTGGCTCGGGCGCTGGCCGAGGGGCCGACGGTGGCGTACGCGGCGATCAAGGAGGCCGTGGCGTACGGGCTCACGCACTCTCTGGTGCAGACGCTGGCGAAGGAGGACGAGCTGCAGGCCCGGGCGGGGCAGTCCGAGGATCACGCGATCGCGGTGCAGGCCTTCGTCAACAAGGAGAAGCCCAAGTACCTGGGCCGGTGA
- a CDS encoding DUF3117 domain-containing protein has protein sequence MAAMKPRTGDGPLEVTKEGRGIVMRVPLEGGGRLVVELTPDEAAALADALKNVVV, from the coding sequence ATGGCGGCCATGAAGCCGCGGACGGGTGATGGCCCGCTCGAGGTGACCAAGGAGGGGCGGGGCATCGTCATGCGCGTTCCGCTCGAAGGCGGCGGTCGACTCGTCGTCGAGCTGACCCCTGATGAGGCCGCGGCGCTCGCCGACGCCTTGAAGAACGTCGTCGTCTGA
- a CDS encoding O-methyltransferase, which translates to MCGFPTPTDTVTPRQPRGQERVITGNRQTSWAFADAYVAEDEALHWARDRAREAGLRSVSPGTGAALRLLAASVDAKAVAEIGTGCGVSGIHLLHGMRPDGVLTTVDPEPEHQQFARQAFRACGFASNRARFIPGRALDVLPRLADAGYDLVFCDGDRQEYSDYLTESLRLLRPGGLVVFEGVFAGGRTVDSGPQPTEVLRLRELLRSVRESQELVSSLLPVGDGLLCAVKK; encoded by the coding sequence ATCTGCGGGTTCCCGACGCCAACGGATACAGTCACGCCCAGGCAACCACGGGGACAGGAGAGGGTCATTACCGGCAACCGGCAGACGAGCTGGGCGTTCGCCGACGCCTACGTCGCCGAGGACGAAGCGCTGCACTGGGCCCGCGACCGGGCCCGCGAGGCAGGGCTGCGCTCGGTGTCGCCCGGCACGGGCGCCGCGCTGCGACTGCTCGCCGCCTCCGTGGACGCCAAGGCCGTCGCGGAGATAGGTACCGGCTGCGGGGTGTCCGGAATCCATCTGCTGCACGGCATGCGTCCGGACGGGGTGCTCACCACGGTCGACCCGGAACCGGAGCACCAGCAGTTCGCCCGGCAGGCCTTCCGCGCCTGCGGCTTCGCCAGCAACCGGGCCCGCTTCATACCGGGCCGCGCCCTGGATGTCCTGCCCCGGCTCGCGGACGCGGGCTACGACCTCGTCTTCTGCGACGGCGACCGCCAGGAGTACTCCGACTACCTCACTGAATCCTTGCGCCTGCTGCGACCTGGCGGCCTGGTGGTCTTCGAGGGCGTCTTCGCGGGCGGCCGTACGGTCGACTCGGGGCCGCAGCCGACGGAAGTGCTGCGGCTGCGCGAACTGCTGCGCTCGGTGCGCGAGAGCCAGGAGCTGGTCTCGTCGCTGCTGCCGGTGGGCGACGGGCTGCTGTGCGCCGTCAAGAAGTGA